One Pseudonocardia sediminis DNA window includes the following coding sequences:
- a CDS encoding CocE/NonD family hydrolase yields the protein MIETAVEMTTRDGVTLVADVYRPAADGRWPTLLHRTPYDRTDPTLVSAIVADPLWLARQGFAVVVQDVRGRFASGGDLDFAHQEHDDGHDAVEWAAAQPWSDGAVGVYGSSYHAISAYAAVAARPPHLRAALTMIGAADLAPTVRPGGTFELGFLTLYALGQSLDAVRRLDVDDAERAALTGRIVAALSAPAATVGTLPLTDVDVLSDPRIAPYWADWLRHEPGDAYWDRPTVAADPGRVDVPLLQVASYRDFMAPTMFALAARLAGDTRHRLVAGPWAHGGVYTGHTGARVLPGTPGGVGTWGPLVAAWFDVHLRGGTGAAYPAAARWLAGEPVRYHVGGENRWASAPSWPPSGAGTSWLLGSGGDARSAAGDGHLRPDGDGRPVREDTADTVRADPRDPFPTCGGAFPAGSLGPDGIQDQRAVDHRADVLVYTSEPLAEPVTTAGVPRLVLRFSSTAPDADVCVTLVDVEPDGFAVPVAEGALRTRYRLGGTRDWLVPDEPAEIEVVLHDTAHTFRAGHRIRVHVAGACYPRRSRNLHTTTVPELGGLDEAVVAEHTVHHGPSRLVLPEVASG from the coding sequence ATGATCGAGACCGCCGTCGAGATGACGACCCGCGACGGCGTCACGCTCGTCGCCGACGTCTACCGCCCCGCCGCCGACGGGCGCTGGCCGACGCTGCTGCATCGCACCCCCTACGACCGCACCGACCCGACCCTGGTCTCGGCGATCGTCGCGGACCCGCTGTGGCTGGCGCGGCAGGGCTTCGCCGTGGTGGTGCAGGACGTCCGCGGGCGGTTCGCCTCCGGCGGTGACCTGGACTTCGCACACCAGGAGCACGACGACGGCCACGACGCCGTCGAGTGGGCCGCCGCGCAGCCCTGGAGCGACGGCGCGGTCGGCGTCTACGGCTCGTCCTACCACGCGATCTCGGCGTATGCGGCGGTCGCGGCCCGCCCGCCGCACCTGCGCGCCGCGCTGACCATGATCGGTGCGGCCGACCTCGCCCCGACGGTGCGCCCGGGCGGGACGTTCGAGCTCGGGTTCCTGACGCTCTACGCCCTCGGGCAGTCGCTCGACGCGGTGCGCCGCCTCGACGTCGACGACGCGGAGAGGGCCGCGCTGACCGGGCGGATCGTCGCCGCGCTGTCCGCGCCCGCCGCAACGGTCGGCACGCTGCCGCTGACGGACGTCGACGTGCTGTCCGACCCGCGCATCGCCCCGTACTGGGCGGACTGGCTGCGCCACGAGCCGGGCGACGCGTACTGGGACCGGCCCACCGTGGCCGCCGACCCGGGACGGGTGGACGTGCCGCTGCTGCAGGTCGCGTCCTACCGGGACTTCATGGCGCCGACCATGTTCGCCCTGGCCGCACGGCTCGCGGGGGACACCCGGCACCGCCTGGTGGCCGGGCCGTGGGCGCACGGCGGGGTCTACACCGGCCACACCGGTGCGCGGGTGCTGCCCGGGACGCCCGGCGGGGTCGGGACGTGGGGCCCGCTGGTCGCCGCGTGGTTCGACGTGCACCTGCGCGGCGGGACCGGGGCCGCGTACCCGGCCGCGGCGCGGTGGCTGGCCGGCGAGCCGGTGCGCTACCACGTGGGCGGGGAGAACCGGTGGGCCTCGGCGCCGTCCTGGCCGCCGTCGGGAGCCGGGACGTCCTGGCTGCTGGGCTCCGGCGGCGACGCCCGCTCGGCCGCGGGCGACGGCCACCTGCGGCCGGACGGTGACGGCCGGCCGGTGCGCGAGGACACCGCGGACACCGTGCGCGCCGACCCGCGCGACCCGTTCCCGACGTGCGGCGGTGCCTTCCCTGCAGGGAGCCTGGGCCCGGACGGCATCCAGGACCAGCGCGCCGTGGACCACCGTGCGGACGTGCTGGTCTACACCTCGGAGCCGCTGGCGGAACCGGTCACCACGGCCGGCGTCCCGCGCCTGGTGCTCCGGTTCTCCAGCACCGCCCCGGACGCCGACGTGTGCGTGACGCTCGTCGACGTCGAGCCGGACGGGTTCGCGGTGCCGGTGGCCGAGGGCGCGCTGCGCACCCGCTACCGCCTCGGCGGTACCCGGGACTGGCTCGTCCCCGACGAACCGGCCGAGATCGAGGTCGTGCTGCACGACACCGCGCACACGTTCCGCGCCGGGCACCGGATCCGGGTCCATGTCGCCGGTGCCTGCTACCCGCGGCGCAGCCGGAACCTGCACACCACCACCGTCCCCGAGCTCGGCGGCCTCGACGAGGCCGTCGTCGCCGAGCACACCGTGCACCACGGCCCGTCCCGGCTGGTGCTGCCGGAGGTCGCGTCCGGATGA
- a CDS encoding ABC transporter permease: MSFWEYLSSNYLEVIGYTVEHALLVLQGLVLAVLIGVPLAVLTYRTALGRAAAINSTSLIMTIPSYALFGLLIPLLGLGTAPAIVALTLYGLLPVVRNAIVGLREVDPAVAESARGVGMDRRGLLLSIELPLAWPVVLAGVRVSAQLLLGIAAISAAVNGPGLGNLILSGLSSAGTPFAVYLAVEGILGIVLLAIVFDAAIALLTRLTTPRGIRA; the protein is encoded by the coding sequence ATGAGTTTCTGGGAGTACCTCTCCTCCAACTACCTGGAGGTGATCGGGTACACGGTGGAGCACGCCCTGCTGGTCCTCCAGGGCCTCGTGCTGGCGGTGCTGATCGGCGTCCCGCTGGCGGTGCTGACCTACCGCACCGCGCTCGGCCGCGCCGCCGCGATCAACAGCACCTCACTGATCATGACGATCCCGTCCTACGCGCTGTTCGGGCTGCTCATCCCGCTGCTCGGGCTGGGGACCGCACCGGCGATCGTCGCGTTGACGCTCTACGGGCTGCTGCCGGTGGTGCGCAACGCGATCGTCGGCCTGCGCGAGGTGGACCCGGCGGTGGCCGAGTCCGCGCGGGGCGTGGGGATGGACCGCCGAGGGCTGCTGCTCTCGATCGAGCTGCCGCTGGCCTGGCCGGTGGTGCTGGCCGGTGTACGGGTGTCCGCGCAGCTGCTGCTGGGGATCGCGGCGATCTCCGCGGCGGTCAACGGACCGGGGCTGGGCAACCTGATCCTGTCCGGGCTGTCCTCGGCCGGCACGCCGTTCGCGGTCTACCTCGCCGTCGAGGGAATCCTCGGGATCGTGCTGCTGGCCATCGTGTTCGACGCGGCGATCGCGCTGCTCACCCGACTGACGACGCCGAGGGGGATCCGTGCCTGA
- a CDS encoding ABC transporter ATP-binding protein — protein MPENGATPEPMIRLEKLTKRYPGQERPAVDRLDLDVPPGEIVVFLGPSGCGKTTTMKLINRLIEPTSGTILLDGEDVTRSDPDELRRRIGYAIQQTGLFPHRSVADNVGTVPKMLGWDRKRIAARVDELLTLVGLDPGTYRGRLPKQLSGGQQQRVGVARALGADPEVMLMDEPFGAIDPLTRDTLQNEFLRIQSELGKTIVFVTHDIDEAVKMGDRIAIFNAGSGIEQYDTPQKILTEPATDFVSEFVGSGAAIKRLTLSRVGDVPVPDWPAIGQDTHRDERAAAVRAGAREFLPLLDADRRPLGWVPADASGEVLDRGLPIVTRIGPGDSLFAALDAMLAANSSAVVVVDDAGAYRGVLDLETILSTVHADAARPGAAPAPAPGTV, from the coding sequence GTGCCTGAGAACGGGGCGACACCCGAGCCGATGATCCGGCTCGAGAAGCTGACCAAGCGCTACCCCGGCCAGGAGAGGCCGGCCGTGGACCGGCTCGACCTCGACGTGCCGCCGGGGGAGATCGTGGTGTTCCTCGGCCCGTCGGGCTGCGGCAAGACCACGACCATGAAGCTGATCAACCGCCTGATCGAGCCGACGTCGGGCACGATCCTGCTCGACGGCGAGGACGTGACCCGCAGCGACCCCGACGAGCTGCGCCGCCGGATCGGCTACGCGATCCAGCAGACCGGCCTGTTCCCGCACCGCAGCGTGGCCGACAACGTCGGGACCGTGCCGAAGATGCTCGGCTGGGACAGGAAGAGGATCGCCGCGCGCGTCGATGAGCTGCTGACGCTCGTCGGGCTGGACCCCGGCACCTACCGGGGACGGCTGCCCAAGCAGCTCTCCGGCGGCCAGCAGCAGCGGGTGGGCGTGGCGCGGGCCCTGGGGGCGGACCCGGAGGTGATGCTGATGGACGAGCCGTTCGGCGCGATCGACCCGCTGACCCGGGACACGCTGCAGAACGAGTTCCTGCGGATCCAGTCCGAGCTGGGCAAGACGATCGTGTTCGTCACCCACGACATCGACGAGGCCGTGAAGATGGGCGACCGGATCGCGATCTTCAACGCCGGCAGCGGGATCGAGCAGTACGACACCCCGCAGAAGATCCTCACCGAGCCGGCGACGGACTTCGTCTCCGAGTTCGTCGGGTCCGGCGCGGCGATCAAGCGGCTGACGCTGTCCCGGGTCGGGGACGTCCCGGTGCCGGACTGGCCGGCGATCGGCCAGGACACCCACCGCGACGAGCGCGCGGCCGCGGTGCGGGCCGGGGCGCGGGAGTTCCTGCCGCTGCTCGACGCCGACCGCCGTCCGCTGGGCTGGGTGCCGGCGGACGCGAGCGGTGAGGTCCTCGACCGGGGCCTGCCGATCGTGACCCGGATCGGGCCGGGCGACTCGCTGTTCGCCGCGCTGGACGCGATGCTGGCCGCGAACTCCTCGGCCGTCGTCGTGGTCGACGACGCGGGCGCCTACCGGGGCGTGCTGGACCTGGAGACGATCCTGTCGACGGTGCACGCCGACGCCGCCCGTCCCGGCGCCGCGCCCGCGCCCGCCCCGGGGACGGTCTGA